One segment of Neodiprion fabricii isolate iyNeoFabr1 chromosome 1, iyNeoFabr1.1, whole genome shotgun sequence DNA contains the following:
- the LOC124182837 gene encoding slit homolog 3 protein-like isoform X1 — MPALMPGNRVLVQVLICVLLTASRIASEDSRSSGVIIENEWKCPNITKHPSVECSCDFPHTLRCTGDKNALQVIGKRLRLFPAGTISLLDITVSEISILPARFLDGVPLHGLVVSTGELRRVNENAFVALARSIQALGLPNNLFETVPSLALRPLIGLERLDLSHNKLTTLEADSFAGLTNLTYLDLNDNLLSQLSPQAFPSFGSLRSLRMRGNQLSVSALSALRGLQNLEELDLSGNRLIGLATPNLLPRMPTLRFLTLSGNQLDTVLRGALQGLPNLTCLSLSNNHIDVLQDHAFRNLSTLTKLELANNRIVAVSSASLAHLEKLTSLDLTHNFLRSLTADLILPLKNLQELHLDDNDISMVASDVLTPNLRLKRLSLADNPLNCDCTLLDFASWLTNSTSLTEEDRASAVCATPPALENGILAQVSPGSLLCGEPIPPFATLAPSLPLIPDTQITLESVYYQESRTINLVWKVEPCSKPYTCDRVIVNEWTGDSEVHLATRPLHCESADMLDPCTLPVTIPASLNLELGHRYRYCVAVIQSGEHVVPVPGCSDILTLERNTALKTPAAAGPRIAGMKTNASDDGFLYVDVNLVGGGPRDPADCDLSLVVFSEESIVRERKLNCTRGYATIADLAQGPYRVCATVVQGTDHTEMQLAPRTRCVDVTVRGVQESARLEIVLFAVIVVACALLVAALWAGRSLLHRTRPTRIQGQCFLPAEEFEITHRARYVKLLTTTKV, encoded by the exons ATGCCTGCCTTGATGCCCGGAAACCGAGTGCTCGTTCAGGTGCTGATCTGCGTTCTGTTGACAGCATCGAGAATCGCTTCGGAGGACTCACGTTCCTCGGGAGTGATAATAGAAAACGAATGGAAGTGTCCCAACATAACGAAACACCCGTCTGTAGAGTGTTCCTGCGATTTTCCCCACACCCTGAGATGCACCGGCGACAAAAATGCTCTGCAG GTGATCGGCAAACGACTGCGCCTTTTCCCAGCCGGGACGATTTCTCTTCTGGACATAACTGTGTCCGAGATATCGATACTTCCGGCCCGATTCCTCGACGGCGTACCTCTGCACGGTCTCGTCGTATCTACCGGCGAACTTCGCCGTGTCAATGAAAACGCATTCGTCGCCTTGGCGCGGTCCATTCAAGCTCTGGGCCTTCCCAACAACCTTTTCGAGACCGTGCCGAGCCTCGCTCTGAGGCCCTTGATCGGCCTTGAGAGACTCGACCTCTCCCACAACAAACTTACCACTCTCGAAGCGGATTCTTTCGCG GGTTTGACGAATCTGACCTATCTCGACCTGAACGACAACCTACTGTCGCAATTGTCACCCCAAGCATTTCCCAGTTTCGGATCTCTGCGATCGCTCCGGATGCGCGGCAACCAACTGAGTGTCTCTGCCCTCTCAGCCCTCAGGGGACTTCAAAATCTCGAGGAACTCGATCTATCCGGTAACCGACTGATCGGCCTTGCCACGCCCAACCTGCTACCGCGGATGCCCACGCTTCGATTCCTCACTTTATCAGGAAACCAACTCGACACGGTGCTGCGTGGCGCGCTTCAAGGTCTACCAAATCTCACCTGCCTCAGCCTTTCCAATAATCAC ATCGACGTACTGCAGGACCACGCGTTCAGGAACTTGTCGACCTTGACAAAGCTGGAACTGGCCAACAACCGAATAGTAGCGGTGTCAAGCGCTTCGCTCGCGCATCTTGAGAAACTGACGAGCCTCGACCTGACCCATAACTTCCTCCGTTCCCTTACGGCGGACCTGATCCTACCACTGAAGAACCTGCAAGAGCTGCATCTCGACGACAACGACATCAGTATGGTGGCGAGCGACGTGTTGACGCCTAATTTGAGACTGAAGAGACTATCGCTGGCCGACAATCCCCTGAACTGCGATTGCACCCTCCTCGACTTTGCGAGCTGGCTGACAAACTCGACGAGCCTAACCGAGGAGGACAGAGCCTCAGCTGTCTGCGCGACTCCCCCAGCTCTGGAAAACGGGATCCTGGCTCAAGTATCCCCGGGGAGTTTGCTGTGCGGCGAGCCAATACCCCCCTTCGCGACCCTGGCGCCATCGCTCCCCCTGATTCCCGACACCCAGATCACGCTGGAGAGTGTCTATTACCAGGAGTCGCGGACGATAAACTTGGTCTGGAAGGTCGAACCATGTTCTAAACCGTACACCTGCGACAGGGTGATCGTGAACGAGTGGACCGGTGACAGCGAGGTCCACCTCGCGACGCGGCCGCTTCATTGCGAGTCCGCGGACATGCTGGACCCCTGCACTCTTCCCGTCACGATCCCAGCGAGTCTGAACCTCGAGTTGGGTCACAGATACCGCTACTGCGTCGCGGTGATCCAATCGGGAGAGCATGTCGTGCCTGTACCGGGATGCAGCGATATCCTCACCCTGGAGCGGAATACTGCGTTGAAGACACCGGCCGCCGCTGGTCCCAGGATCGCAGGGATGAAGACGAACGCTTCCGACGACGGGTTTCTCTACGTCGACGTGAATCTCGTTGGCGGAGGGCCGCGGGACCCGGCCGACTGTGATCTCAGTCTTGTTGTTTTTTCGGAAGAGTCGATCGTTCGAGAGCGGAAGCTCAACTGCACCAGGGGATATGCGACCATCGCCGACCTCGCCCAGGGTCCCTACAGAGTCTGCGCTACGGTAGTTCAGGGTACGGATCACACCGAGATGCAGCTTGCCCCGCGGACCCGGTGCGTCGACGTTACGGTTCGGGGCGTGCAGGAATCCGCTCGCCTCGAAATCGTCCTGTTCGCTGTAATCGTCGTTGCCTGCGCTCTCCTCGTCGCCGCTCTCTGGGCCGGAAGGAGTCTTCTACACCGTACCAGGCCTACACGGATACAGGGCCAGTGCTTCCTGCCCGCTGAGGAGTTCGAAATCACGCATAGGGCCCGGTACGTTAAACTCCTCACCACCACCAAGGTCTGA
- the LOC124182866 gene encoding RNA-binding protein 47-like: MSDVLQSATDGVANISKSDDVTKRLLALIDRCDYQLVQENGQRRLTSASSVPRIKGAEVFLGRLPRDCYEDELVPLLSTIGRVVELRLMMDFSGSTRGYAFALFENQRIARSAIEKLNGYEIRPGHRIGVVKSIDNCRLFLGGVPKDKTRADFMEELGKMLDGITNIYVYPSTEDKALNRGFVFVEFKDHRSAAMARRKLIPGRVMLWNHEVAVDWADPEPGQDVDDEIMETVSALFVRNLNLDTTESEVKNTIQRSTGVPIMKIKKINHFAFLHYETRSQAQRVLDIMRQPGRPLSETSEWELAWAKPIRKSEKLEERLRCAKNGGSKAASPGGSEFSARKIQAANCNEKNLALDDSGKRISVVTTKSTKITDSKPPPSHSYCNAMMNNDMPSGNVVVPCLESCCNPYYRPFLTDRNTVPLRYNVVNYDLCAKALVELAAKEFQANLRYECFADSTKAHYFCKIILERNGYELMNYKGDPAATAEQAFRFTVRAAYESLQSMLIYATEYNN, from the exons ATGAGCGACGTCCTGCAAAGTGCGACCGACGGAGTTGCAAACATCTCGAAGTCCGACGATGTGACCAAGAGATTGCTGGCGCTGATAGATCGATGCGATTATCAGCTCGTGCAGGAGAACGGACAGCGAAGATTGACCAGCGCGAGTTCGGTGCCGCGGATCAAAGGTGCGGAAGTATTCCTGGGCCGGCTTCCGCGGGATTGTTACGAGGACGAACTGGTGCCGCTACTTTCGACGATTGGACGGGTCGTCGAGCTCCGTCTTATGATGGATTTTTCCGGATCGACTCGCGGCTACGCCTTCGCCCTTTTCGAAAACCAACGGATCGCGCGTTCGGCCATCGAGAAATTAAACGGCTACGAAATACGGCCCGGACATCGTATCGGCGTCGTTAAATCGATCGACAACTGCAGGCTCTTCCTCGGCGGTGTTCCCAAGGACAAAACTAGAGCCGATTTCATGGAGGAACTCGGCAAAATGCTCGACGGTATCACCAACATTTACGTCTATCCCTCGACCGAGGACAAGGCGCTTAATCGCGGCTTCGTCTTCGTCGAATTCAAGGATCACAGGTCCGCCGCGATGGCCCGACGGAAACTTATTCCGGGAAGAGTCATGCTTTGGAATCACGAAGTCGCTGTCGATTGGGCTGATCCCGAACCCGGCCAAGACGTCGACGACGAAATCATGGAAACG GTGTCCGCGTTGTTCGTGAGAAACTTGAACCTCGACACTACAGAGTCCGAGGTGAAAAACACGATCCAGCGTTCGACAGGCGTTCCGATAATGAAGATTAAGAAAATCAATCACTTCGCGTTTCTCCACTACGAAACTCGATCACAAGCTCAACGTGTACTCGATATAATGAGAC AGCCTGGACGTCCCTTGAGCGAAACATCGGAGTGGGAATTAGCTTGGGCAAAGCCGATACGCAAGTCGGAGAAGCTTGAGGAACGGTTGCGTTGTGCGAAGAACGGAGGGAGTAAAGCGGCAAGCCCCGGAGGTTCGGAATTTTCGGCTCGAAAAATACAGGCTGCGAATTGTAACGAGAAAAACTTGGCCCTCGATGACTCCGGCAAAAGGATATCCGTTGTAACGACCAAGAGTACCAAGATCACCGATTCGAAACCGCCTCCCAGTCACTCGTACTGCAACGCAATGATGAACAACGACATGCCGTCGGGTAACGTAGTCGTCCCGTGCCTCGAGAGCTGCTGCAATCCGTACTATCGGCCTTTTCTTACCGACCGCAACACGGTTCCGCTGCGGTATAACGTCGTAAACTACGATCTCTGTGCGAAAGCCCTGGTCGAACTTGCTGCTAAGGAGTTTCAGGCGAATCTGCGCTACGAGTGTTTTGCCGACTCGACGAAAGCCCATTACTTTTGCAAG ATTATACTCGAAAGAAATGGATACGAATTGATGAACTACAAAGGCGATCCCGCGGCAACGGCAGAACAGGCATTTCGGTTCACGGTGAGAGCTGCCTACGAGTCGCTACAGTCAATGCTGATATATGCGACGGAGTACAATAACTGA
- the LOC124182837 gene encoding slit homolog 3 protein-like isoform X2 — translation MPALMPGNRVLVQVLICVLLTASRIASEDSRSSGVIIENEWKCPNITKHPSVECSCDFPHTLRCTGDKNALQVIGKRLRLFPAGTISLLDITVSEISILPARFLDGVPLHGLVVSTGELRRVNENAFVALARSIQALGLPNNLFETVPSLALRPLIGLERLDLSHNKLTTLEADSFAGLTNLTYLDLNDNLLSQLSPQAFPSFGSLRSLRMRGNQLSVSALSALRGLQNLEELDLSGNRLIGLATPNLLPRMPTLRFLTLSGNQLDTVLRGALQGLPNLTCLSLSNNHDHAFRNLSTLTKLELANNRIVAVSSASLAHLEKLTSLDLTHNFLRSLTADLILPLKNLQELHLDDNDISMVASDVLTPNLRLKRLSLADNPLNCDCTLLDFASWLTNSTSLTEEDRASAVCATPPALENGILAQVSPGSLLCGEPIPPFATLAPSLPLIPDTQITLESVYYQESRTINLVWKVEPCSKPYTCDRVIVNEWTGDSEVHLATRPLHCESADMLDPCTLPVTIPASLNLELGHRYRYCVAVIQSGEHVVPVPGCSDILTLERNTALKTPAAAGPRIAGMKTNASDDGFLYVDVNLVGGGPRDPADCDLSLVVFSEESIVRERKLNCTRGYATIADLAQGPYRVCATVVQGTDHTEMQLAPRTRCVDVTVRGVQESARLEIVLFAVIVVACALLVAALWAGRSLLHRTRPTRIQGQCFLPAEEFEITHRARYVKLLTTTKV, via the exons ATGCCTGCCTTGATGCCCGGAAACCGAGTGCTCGTTCAGGTGCTGATCTGCGTTCTGTTGACAGCATCGAGAATCGCTTCGGAGGACTCACGTTCCTCGGGAGTGATAATAGAAAACGAATGGAAGTGTCCCAACATAACGAAACACCCGTCTGTAGAGTGTTCCTGCGATTTTCCCCACACCCTGAGATGCACCGGCGACAAAAATGCTCTGCAG GTGATCGGCAAACGACTGCGCCTTTTCCCAGCCGGGACGATTTCTCTTCTGGACATAACTGTGTCCGAGATATCGATACTTCCGGCCCGATTCCTCGACGGCGTACCTCTGCACGGTCTCGTCGTATCTACCGGCGAACTTCGCCGTGTCAATGAAAACGCATTCGTCGCCTTGGCGCGGTCCATTCAAGCTCTGGGCCTTCCCAACAACCTTTTCGAGACCGTGCCGAGCCTCGCTCTGAGGCCCTTGATCGGCCTTGAGAGACTCGACCTCTCCCACAACAAACTTACCACTCTCGAAGCGGATTCTTTCGCG GGTTTGACGAATCTGACCTATCTCGACCTGAACGACAACCTACTGTCGCAATTGTCACCCCAAGCATTTCCCAGTTTCGGATCTCTGCGATCGCTCCGGATGCGCGGCAACCAACTGAGTGTCTCTGCCCTCTCAGCCCTCAGGGGACTTCAAAATCTCGAGGAACTCGATCTATCCGGTAACCGACTGATCGGCCTTGCCACGCCCAACCTGCTACCGCGGATGCCCACGCTTCGATTCCTCACTTTATCAGGAAACCAACTCGACACGGTGCTGCGTGGCGCGCTTCAAGGTCTACCAAATCTCACCTGCCTCAGCCTTTCCAATAATCAC GACCACGCGTTCAGGAACTTGTCGACCTTGACAAAGCTGGAACTGGCCAACAACCGAATAGTAGCGGTGTCAAGCGCTTCGCTCGCGCATCTTGAGAAACTGACGAGCCTCGACCTGACCCATAACTTCCTCCGTTCCCTTACGGCGGACCTGATCCTACCACTGAAGAACCTGCAAGAGCTGCATCTCGACGACAACGACATCAGTATGGTGGCGAGCGACGTGTTGACGCCTAATTTGAGACTGAAGAGACTATCGCTGGCCGACAATCCCCTGAACTGCGATTGCACCCTCCTCGACTTTGCGAGCTGGCTGACAAACTCGACGAGCCTAACCGAGGAGGACAGAGCCTCAGCTGTCTGCGCGACTCCCCCAGCTCTGGAAAACGGGATCCTGGCTCAAGTATCCCCGGGGAGTTTGCTGTGCGGCGAGCCAATACCCCCCTTCGCGACCCTGGCGCCATCGCTCCCCCTGATTCCCGACACCCAGATCACGCTGGAGAGTGTCTATTACCAGGAGTCGCGGACGATAAACTTGGTCTGGAAGGTCGAACCATGTTCTAAACCGTACACCTGCGACAGGGTGATCGTGAACGAGTGGACCGGTGACAGCGAGGTCCACCTCGCGACGCGGCCGCTTCATTGCGAGTCCGCGGACATGCTGGACCCCTGCACTCTTCCCGTCACGATCCCAGCGAGTCTGAACCTCGAGTTGGGTCACAGATACCGCTACTGCGTCGCGGTGATCCAATCGGGAGAGCATGTCGTGCCTGTACCGGGATGCAGCGATATCCTCACCCTGGAGCGGAATACTGCGTTGAAGACACCGGCCGCCGCTGGTCCCAGGATCGCAGGGATGAAGACGAACGCTTCCGACGACGGGTTTCTCTACGTCGACGTGAATCTCGTTGGCGGAGGGCCGCGGGACCCGGCCGACTGTGATCTCAGTCTTGTTGTTTTTTCGGAAGAGTCGATCGTTCGAGAGCGGAAGCTCAACTGCACCAGGGGATATGCGACCATCGCCGACCTCGCCCAGGGTCCCTACAGAGTCTGCGCTACGGTAGTTCAGGGTACGGATCACACCGAGATGCAGCTTGCCCCGCGGACCCGGTGCGTCGACGTTACGGTTCGGGGCGTGCAGGAATCCGCTCGCCTCGAAATCGTCCTGTTCGCTGTAATCGTCGTTGCCTGCGCTCTCCTCGTCGCCGCTCTCTGGGCCGGAAGGAGTCTTCTACACCGTACCAGGCCTACACGGATACAGGGCCAGTGCTTCCTGCCCGCTGAGGAGTTCGAAATCACGCATAGGGCCCGGTACGTTAAACTCCTCACCACCACCAAGGTCTGA